A segment of the Desulfurobacterium pacificum genome:
CTGTATTATAGCACCGCAGCACATTACACACGGTTCAACAGTTGTGTAAAGGATACAATCGTTTAACCTCCAAGAATTGAACTTCAAAGCAGCTTCTCTTATAGCTAAGATTTCTGCGTGAGCTGTAGGGTCTTGAAGAAATTCCTTTCTGTTAAAAGCACGAGAAATAATCTGGTTATCTTTAACGATGACAGCACCTATAGGAACTTCACCTAAAGAAAATGCCTTTTCTGCTTCTTTAAGGGCTTCTCTAAGGAAGAAGAGATGATTCATAAATAGGTCTCTTAAAAGTTTAAAAGTGGCGCGCCCGGCAGGAGTCGAACCTGCAACCTTGGGATCCGTAGTCCCACGCTCTATCCAGTTGAGCTACGGGCGCAGTGCAGACTATAAATTTATCCTGCGAGTTTACTATTTCAACCTTACGCTAAAGAGTTTCTTCTAACCTTTTTATCTTCTCGCAATACTGAGGAGACAGCAACCCCAACTCACAAGCTTTTAGAAGATGAGCTAAATACCTCTTTGAAGGTCTAACCGTACTATCAATATATCTTGGTTGTGCTATGTAAGTGAAGGCTTTAATCTTCTCGCCATCTTCCGTTTCTACCGTAACTTTAACCCTATCGTAGTTTTCAGGATAACCTTCATAAAAATCCAAGCGTTTTATGGCAATTTCAGGCTCTTTAAGTTCATATAGAACACCTTCTACTATGGCATTTTCGTCAGGCTCTATATTGGCACAACCACCATAACGTTTACTTTTTTTATTAAAAACAAGCTTATAGCCCTTAAGTATAGCTCTCCTCAGACTCTTAAAATCCGCCCCCCTATCCTTCATACGCTCAGGGTTCATATTTGAGCCGTAAGCAAAGTAGTATTTCATATCCATCTCTCCTAAAGATTTACTTAAATTTTAATGTAAAATTCCACCATTCACAGCTATTTGGAGGCTTACAATGAGATTTTCCAGACTGTTTGCACCAACTCTAAAAGAATCACCAGCAGACGCAGAAATACCAAGCCACAAATTACTCATAAGAGCAGGTTTCATAAGAAAAAAGGCTTCAGGACTTTACGACATACTCCCTTTGGGCGTAAGAGTTCTGCTTAAAATAGAAAGAATCATCAGAGAAGAGATGAACAAAGCTGGCGCCCAAGAGGTAATCCTTCCAATAATGCATCCAGCGGAACTGTGGATAGAAAGCGGAAGGTGGGACGCTTACGGAAAAGAGATGATTAAGTTTGAAGACAGACACGGCAGAAACTACGCTTTAGGACCTACCGCAGAAGAGATGATAACCGATTTAGTCAGAAAAGAAGTTAAATCGTACAAAGATTTACCGCTTAACCTATACCAGATAGGAAGAAAGTTCAGAGACGAAATTCGCCCCCGATTTGGTCTTATGAGGGCAAGAGAGTTTATTATGAAGGACGCTTACTCCTTCCACGCTTCAGACGAGGACGCAGAAAGAGAATACTGGAACATGTACGAAACGTACTCCAGAATTTTCAGCAGAATGGGACTTCAGTTCAAGGCGGTTGAAGCTGACACCGGAGAGATTGGCGGTAGCTTCTCTCACGAATTTATGGTTATCGCAGATACAGGCGAAGGAAAGTTGGTGTTCTGCGAAAAGTGTGGTTACGCCGCAAGCACAGAAAAGGCTGAAGCGGTAAAACCACAAATACCAGAAAACAGAGAAAGTCTGTTCAGAGAAATTGAAAAAGTATCCACTCCAAATGTAAGAAGAATTGAAGAGGTATCTGAGTTCCTCAACGTCCCCCAAGATAGCATACTCAAGCTGTTAGTTTACATAGTTGACGGCAAACCTGTTGCAGTAGCGATAAGGGGCGACAAAGACGTAGAAGAAACAAAGCTGAAAAACGTCTTCAAAGCAAAAGAGATAAGACTTGCAACGGACGAAGAGATTGAAAAGTTTACCGGACAACCTAAAGGTTTCTTATCTCCGATAAACCTGTCTATACCGGTTTACGCCGATTACTCAGTAATTCCGATGGTGAACTTTGTAGCAGGAGCAGGAGAAAAGGATTACCACCTGAAAAACGTAAACTGGGAAAGAGATTTTAAAGTAGAAGCGTTTGTTGACGTAGCAGAGGTGAAAGGCGGAGAGCCGTGTCCAAAGTGCGGGAATCCTCTAACCGAAAAAAGAGGCATAGAGGTAGGACACATCTTTAAATTGGGAACGAAGTACAGCGAAGCGATGAACGCCACGTTCGTAGATGAAAACGGCGAAGAAAAGCCGATAGTTATGGGATGCTACGGGATAGGCGTAACGAGGGTAATGGCTGCTGCTGTTGAACAGAACTACGATGAGAACGGAATTGTATGGACGCCGGAAATTGCTCCGTTTGAAATAATCGTTATTCCTGTTAACGTAAAGAACGACGAAATAAGAGAGACTGCAGAAAAGATTTACGAAGAACTAAAGAGTAAAGGATTGGACGTTCTAATAGACGATAGAAACGCAAGACCTGGATTTAAGTTTAAAGACGCAGACCTTATAGGAATTCCTATTCAAGTTATTGTAGGCAAGAAAATTTCAGAAGGTAAGGTAGAAGTAAAGGTAAGAAAAACGGGAGAAAAGATAGAAGTTCCGGTAGAGGAGGCAATTGAAAGAGCGTTAGAAACTCTACGGGAGCTTCAGGTTAGATGAAAATAGAGTTAGAGCATTTGCGCCCGTGGTCTTTTTCAAAAGTTCAAAAGGCGAAAAAGTGTCAATACGAGTTTTACTGGCGATACGTTGAAAAGGTTGAACCTTTAGAAAAGGCTGATTTTCTACTGATAGGAAGCGGCGTTCACTTTGTTTTAGAAAACGCGCTGAAAACGGCGTTTAAAAGGGAAAAACCTTTAAACAAAGACTTACTTTACTACTTTACTGCTCTTTTTAAGAAAGAAGAACCTTCTGTTGAAGAGAAAAAGATTACAGAGTTCTTCCCGAATATCATCAAGTTTGTTAACGGTCAACTTAAAAGGGCTGGGAAGAGCAAGATATCCGTTGCTGAGCTGGAGTTGGCAGTTGATAGGGAGTTGAGGGTGGTGGAGGATTTTTCCGATTCATCGGTTTTTTTAAGGGGAAAATTAGACTTCGTCTTCTCTAAAGACAATACCCTCTATATAGTTGACCATAAAACAAATAGAAACAGAGAATTTGACAACAGGATAAAGACGCAACTACGTTGGTATGCCCTTTTAGCAAGTGCAAGGTTTCCTGAATTTGAAAGGTTTGCATTAGAAGTTCACAACGTTAGATACGGAACGGTAAACCGATTTATCTTTACAAGAACTGACCTTTTGGGATTCAAAGCGAGGCTGCTCCCAATAATAGAAACGTTAGAAGATGAGTTGTTGGAAAAAACCTTTTCTGACCTAATCCCCTCTGCTTGCGAAACTAACTGCAAGTGGTGTGATTACAGGCATATATGTCCTGCTGCTTCAACTTAATCAGCAACAGGCTGCTTCTGTTTGGATTTAACGTAATTTTTAACTGCTGCAACTTCTTTCTGCAGCAACTTCTTCATACCAAAGTAAGAAAGCACGGAGAATATTGCTCCAAGAAATGCTCCACCTACAAACATGGGAACTATTATCTCTTTTCCAGCAGAGAGAATTGCACCGAAAGAGGAAAAGTCTATGTGGGGAAGATGAGGGGATTTACCTAAAAGGAAACATCCAACGTAATAATCTATGATTAGAACAGGAATTGTTGTCCACGGATTTGTTACGTGAGTTCCTATAGCAGCAGCTATCTTACTAACTCTGGTAAAAGCCGCTATTGTTACCGCTATGAGAACCTGAAAACCATTTACCGGCAGAAAGCCGATAAAAACACCTAAAGCCAGACCCTTAGCGGTTTCATCAGGTCTGTCCTTCAGCTCAAGCAGCTTCTTAAGGTAAAACCTAAAAGAAAAGGCTTTCTTTAATTTTCCCTTCATAGCGAATTTAATATACTAAAAATAAGAAACTAACGCAAATAGCATAAATAAGTTTTACTTATTAGAACTATTACATTCCTTACATATACCGTAACAAACTAAAGAACAACTTTTTACTTCAAAACCTTCAGGTATTTCTGATAGCTTTAAATTCTCTTTAAAATCGCAATCCATATCGTAAACTCGCCCGCACTCAAGACAGACAAAATGGCTATGGGGCTCAGTTCTTGCATCGTACCTAACTTTATCTCTTAACGTAGGAACTCTTATTACAAGTCCTGCTCTTTCAAGACTTGCAAGAGTTCTATATATGGTAGTAAGAGAAATCCCTTCTATCTTTTCTTTTAAACTCTCGTAAAGCTCTTCAGCACCTGGATGGTCTGTGCGGGATATAAGTTCCTTATAGACAGCAAGCCTTTGAGGAGTTAGCTTCAAGCCTGCTTTCCTTGCCTTTTCTCTGAAGGATAAAATTCTTTCCTCCATTTCAACTCCTTTTGCAAATTGATGTCTATTGTAATAGTATGCCTATTTTAATTTATCGCCAGTTTTAATAGGATACCCTCTCAGAAACTCTTCAGCAGAAATTTCTTTTCTACCTTCAGGTTTGAGACGGAGAATTTTTAGACAACCCTTTCCCGTAGAAACAATTAGTTCTTTATCTGCTTTTACAACTGTTCCCGGCGAAGCACTAAAACTACAATCAACAGGTTCCGCCTGAATTATTTTAAGCCTCTTTCCGTTAAAGGTGGTGTAGGCAGAGGGCCAGGGAGTAAAAGCTCTTACCTTGTTAAAAATCTTTTCTGCAGGTTCATTCCAGTCTATCTTTCCCATTTCCTTAGTTATACGGGTACAATAGGTAGCCTTTGAATGTTCCTGCGCAGTAGGTTTAATTTCACCTTTTATATACAGGGGAATTGTTTCTACTAAAAGTTCTGCTCCGACTTTTGCTAACTTATCGTGCAGAGTTTCTGCATTGTCGTTCTTTTCTATGGGAACAACTCTTTGTGAAAGAATGTCTCCGGCATCTAACTCTTCCGAAATCTTCATCACAGTAACGCCGGTCTTTTCTTTTCCATCAAGCAAAGCCGACTGAATTGGTGAAGCACCTCTATATTCTGGTAAAAGGGAAGCGTGAAGGTTTATACACCCGTAACGGGGTAGATTAAGCAACCAGGAAGGCAATATCTTACCGTACGCTACAACAACTATTAAATCGGGAGAGATATCTTCAAGCAACTTTTTAAACTCTTCGTTATTCTTTATTTTTTCTGGCTGGACAACAGGAATTCCGTTTTTCTCAGCTACTACTTTTACCGGCGGCGGAGTTAATTTCTTTCCTCTACCTGCCGGTTTATCGGGCTGTGTAACCACTAAGGAGACGTTAAAACCCTTATCTATTAGAGCTTTCAACGAAGGAACTGCAAAATCTGGGGTTCCCATAAAAACCATCTTCTCTTTCAACCTAAAGCCTCCTTCAATTTTGAGAGGGGAAAACTACCTTCCCTGAGAACTTCCCATCTATCCGATGTAAATTTAATTAACGTAGAAGGTTGATTCCCACATTTTCCCTCAACGCAAAGTGAAAGGCTATTTCCAAAATATCCGATACATTCTTGACAGTTCCTGGCGGGAGTTAAACCTTGAGGATTGGCACTGGGAGCGAAAAGAGGATATACCTCTTCTAAGATTTGAAGTAATACTGCATCGTCAGGAATCCTTACAGCAACGTCGTCTCTATTAAGTACTTTTCTCAAAGGACTCTCATCTCTCAAGGGAAAAACAACGGTAAGAGGAGCGGGCCACAGGGAAGAAAAAACCTCTTTCTGCTTTACCTCTACTCCTAAGTTCTCCATCTGCTCAATTGAACCGAAGAGGAGAATAAGCGGTTTATCTTTATCGCGACCCTTAATCTCGTAGACCTTTTTTAGCGTATCGGACAGCATTGGATTACCTAAAAGACCATAAATGGTATCTGTAGGAAAACAAACGATTTTTCCCTCTTTCAAGTGGTGGATAACTTCAGAAACGCAGTTATCCTTCTTGATTACTTTCATTTTCTTTCATCTCTAAAAGGTGCTTGTTGTAGAGGAAAACCAGCTCATTAAGGTTGCAGTTAAGTTCTTTAGCAACTGGCGGACATTTGGCTTTAAGTATGAAGAATATATCTGCATCTCTTATTCCGTCTAACGTTTCAAAGTTTGCCTGACCTTTTGAGACTACAAAGAAAGCCTTTTGCCAGTATTCTTTAAACTCATCTGACACAAACTCAAAATCAACGCCTATAAAATCTCTACCGGTAGTAATCAGCTCATCTGCTATCTCTGCAGCTCCAGTTTTAAGAGCATCTTCTACGGTTGCATCGTTGAGAATTGGACCTCCTCTGACAGCTAAAACAACCTTTAATCCTCTCTCTTTAAGCTCTCTCAGAAGAAACTTGTCAAAAACTATCTCTCCGGCGTTGTCGGCAACGTAAAGAACGGTTTTCCCCGAAACTAAAAACCTTTCAAATATAGCCATATCAAAGTAGGCAAAGGGCGTTTTAAAGAAATTCTTTATCTCCTCATTCAAGTCAAATTGCCGGGGAATTCCAAAATCTATAACGTTACCTAAGGCTGCCAACTTAATCGCTGTAGCTAATTTGTCTTCTGCTGGTTCGTATATCTCTTTCATCAGAAAAGGTTCAAGCCTTAATGCTATGTCGTTATACTTGTCTTTCAAAGTTTTATAAGGGTCATCTATCTGTGTTCTTTCCTTAAATAACCTATGGAGCAACGTTGCGTTATGACCGGGAGAAGCGTTTTCCTTCAGGTTTTTACCTAAAAAGGCACAGGATTCTTTTAAAATGGAGATTGTTTTCTCTTTTGAAAGCCCTGCTATCTTTGAAACGTTAAGTATCTGCTTTAAAAAGCAAGGTAAACAATCTGGATAGACTTTCATATTAGCCCTCAAGAACCTTTTTCTTCATCTCTTCTCTGTACTTCTTCAACTTTTCTTTGAGTTCCGGATACTTTATAGCCATTATCTCAACAGCCAAAACTGCGGCATTTTTAGCGCCTGCTTTACCTATTGTCACCGTTGCGACGGGAATTCCCCCTGGCATTTGAACGATTGACAGCAGTGAATCAATTCCTTTTAACGGAGAAGCGTCAAGGGGAACGCCTATAACGGGAAGAACCGTTTTGGCTGCAATTACTCCGCCTAAATGAGCAGCGTAGCCGGCAGCAGCAATAATTACGTCGTACTTCTCTTCTGCTTTTTCACAGAAAGCGATAACTTCATCTATCGTTCTGTGAGCTGACAGCACTTTTACATCGTAAGGAACTCCAAACTCCTCTAAAACTTTTGTGCAGGCTTCCATAACTGGCATATCTGACTTACTTCCCATAATAACTGCTACCTTCTTCATTTTAAAACCTCCCGAGGAACTACCAATTTGGATACGTTTCCTGCCTTATCTACAGCTTCTATACCAACCTTTTTAGGACAACTTTTGAATTGAAAGTATATTGCATCTTTGGAAAGTGTAAAGTTGCCAGTGTCCGCCACTATTTTATAAGAGACTACATCTTTGGATGGGGAGGGCTCCCATACTAAAGTGCAACCTTTGGGGGAGAGGATGAGGAGGGGATTTTTTGGAGGGAGGGGGGGGATTTTGTCAGCAGGGGTTAATTTGTAGGTGCGAGAGAGTTTTCCCTTATAAACGCCTTCTGCATAGCGGAATTTGTATAGGTAGGTTTTCCCGTTTTTTAAACCTTTATCAGTAAAGGAGGTAGTTTGAGGAGGTAAAACTTTCAAAGGCTTAAGGTAGGGTGGTTGTGCATTTCTGAAAATTTCTATTGAATAGCGAGAAGGAGAAAATGTAAACGACACAAAACCGTCGCCTGCTGTGGCGTTTTCTACAACGGGTACTTCTGCTATCGGTTTCTTTACTAAAATGCACACAGGGTTTGCAGGTTCACTTTTTCTTCCTTCATAAACAGATACAACGGAGTAACACATCTTGGTGTTGAAACGTTTAATAGCTTCGGAGTAATAAGTTTTCTCCGTTTTTACTTTTTTCTTACCAAAGTTAACGATGACGACATAAGAAACCTTAGATGGTAAAGGGAGCTTCCTACCATCTCTGTAAGTGGTAACAGGGTTCCATGCAATTACAACTTTTTTGTAGTGTTGTTGAATTGTGGTGATGGAGGGGGTGGCGGGGATTTTAGTGTAAGGTGGTAGTGGCGCTCCTCTATTACCACACATAGTAAAAGAAAACAGCAAAGGAAGTAACGAAAGGAAAAGAACCTTTTTCAACTACACCTCCCAACAAAAACTTAAGGGATTTTATCAAACAAAAAAGGTATAATTCGCAAGTAAAACTCTTTACAGGAGGTTCAAGTTGGCATCCATAGATGTAAACCAAATTTCCAAAGGAATGAAACTGGAAATAGACGGACAACCTTTTGAAATAGTGGACTATCAACACGTGAAACCTGGTAAGGGACAAGCCTTTGCAAGAATCAAGCTAAAAAACCTAAAAACAGGAAAC
Coding sequences within it:
- a CDS encoding RecB family exonuclease — protein: MKIELEHLRPWSFSKVQKAKKCQYEFYWRYVEKVEPLEKADFLLIGSGVHFVLENALKTAFKREKPLNKDLLYYFTALFKKEEPSVEEKKITEFFPNIIKFVNGQLKRAGKSKISVAELELAVDRELRVVEDFSDSSVFLRGKLDFVFSKDNTLYIVDHKTNRNREFDNRIKTQLRWYALLASARFPEFERFALEVHNVRYGTVNRFIFTRTDLLGFKARLLPIIETLEDELLEKTFSDLIPSACETNCKWCDYRHICPAAST
- a CDS encoding DUF2062 domain-containing protein is translated as MKGKLKKAFSFRFYLKKLLELKDRPDETAKGLALGVFIGFLPVNGFQVLIAVTIAAFTRVSKIAAAIGTHVTNPWTTIPVLIIDYYVGCFLLGKSPHLPHIDFSSFGAILSAGKEIIVPMFVGGAFLGAIFSVLSYFGMKKLLQKEVAAVKNYVKSKQKQPVAD
- a CDS encoding proline--tRNA ligase, which gives rise to MRFSRLFAPTLKESPADAEIPSHKLLIRAGFIRKKASGLYDILPLGVRVLLKIERIIREEMNKAGAQEVILPIMHPAELWIESGRWDAYGKEMIKFEDRHGRNYALGPTAEEMITDLVRKEVKSYKDLPLNLYQIGRKFRDEIRPRFGLMRAREFIMKDAYSFHASDEDAEREYWNMYETYSRIFSRMGLQFKAVEADTGEIGGSFSHEFMVIADTGEGKLVFCEKCGYAASTEKAEAVKPQIPENRESLFREIEKVSTPNVRRIEEVSEFLNVPQDSILKLLVYIVDGKPVAVAIRGDKDVEETKLKNVFKAKEIRLATDEEIEKFTGQPKGFLSPINLSIPVYADYSVIPMVNFVAGAGEKDYHLKNVNWERDFKVEAFVDVAEVKGGEPCPKCGNPLTEKRGIEVGHIFKLGTKYSEAMNATFVDENGEEKPIVMGCYGIGVTRVMAAAVEQNYDENGIVWTPEIAPFEIIVIPVNVKNDEIRETAEKIYEELKSKGLDVLIDDRNARPGFKFKDADLIGIPIQVIVGKKISEGKVEVKVRKTGEKIEVPVEEAIERALETLRELQVR
- a CDS encoding damage-control phosphatase ARMT1 family protein; translation: MKVYPDCLPCFLKQILNVSKIAGLSKEKTISILKESCAFLGKNLKENASPGHNATLLHRLFKERTQIDDPYKTLKDKYNDIALRLEPFLMKEIYEPAEDKLATAIKLAALGNVIDFGIPRQFDLNEEIKNFFKTPFAYFDMAIFERFLVSGKTVLYVADNAGEIVFDKFLLRELKERGLKVVLAVRGGPILNDATVEDALKTGAAEIADELITTGRDFIGVDFEFVSDEFKEYWQKAFFVVSKGQANFETLDGIRDADIFFILKAKCPPVAKELNCNLNELVFLYNKHLLEMKENESNQEG
- a CDS encoding nucleoside deaminase, with the protein product MNHLFFLREALKEAEKAFSLGEVPIGAVIVKDNQIISRAFNRKEFLQDPTAHAEILAIREAALKFNSWRLNDCILYTTVEPCVMCCGAIIQARLKTVVYGVPDKKFGGVESLYSILGDERNNHRPEVIKIEFPPAEELLKRFFKILRK
- a CDS encoding Fur family transcriptional regulator, with product MEERILSFREKARKAGLKLTPQRLAVYKELISRTDHPGAEELYESLKEKIEGISLTTIYRTLASLERAGLVIRVPTLRDKVRYDARTEPHSHFVCLECGRVYDMDCDFKENLKLSEIPEGFEVKSCSLVCYGICKECNSSNK
- a CDS encoding gamma-glutamylcyclotransferase family protein, which codes for MKYYFAYGSNMNPERMKDRGADFKSLRRAILKGYKLVFNKKSKRYGGCANIEPDENAIVEGVLYELKEPEIAIKRLDFYEGYPENYDRVKVTVETEDGEKIKAFTYIAQPRYIDSTVRPSKRYLAHLLKACELGLLSPQYCEKIKRLEETL
- the fmt gene encoding methionyl-tRNA formyltransferase, with amino-acid sequence MVFMGTPDFAVPSLKALIDKGFNVSLVVTQPDKPAGRGKKLTPPPVKVVAEKNGIPVVQPEKIKNNEEFKKLLEDISPDLIVVVAYGKILPSWLLNLPRYGCINLHASLLPEYRGASPIQSALLDGKEKTGVTVMKISEELDAGDILSQRVVPIEKNDNAETLHDKLAKVGAELLVETIPLYIKGEIKPTAQEHSKATYCTRITKEMGKIDWNEPAEKIFNKVRAFTPWPSAYTTFNGKRLKIIQAEPVDCSFSASPGTVVKADKELIVSTGKGCLKILRLKPEGRKEISAEEFLRGYPIKTGDKLK
- a CDS encoding L-threonylcarbamoyladenylate synthase; translation: MKVIKKDNCVSEVIHHLKEGKIVCFPTDTIYGLLGNPMLSDTLKKVYEIKGRDKDKPLILLFGSIEQMENLGVEVKQKEVFSSLWPAPLTVVFPLRDESPLRKVLNRDDVAVRIPDDAVLLQILEEVYPLFAPSANPQGLTPARNCQECIGYFGNSLSLCVEGKCGNQPSTLIKFTSDRWEVLREGSFPLSKLKEALG
- the purE gene encoding 5-(carboxyamino)imidazole ribonucleotide mutase; this translates as MKKVAVIMGSKSDMPVMEACTKVLEEFGVPYDVKVLSAHRTIDEVIAFCEKAEEKYDVIIAAAGYAAHLGGVIAAKTVLPVIGVPLDASPLKGIDSLLSIVQMPGGIPVATVTIGKAGAKNAAVLAVEIMAIKYPELKEKLKKYREEMKKKVLEG